In bacterium, the DNA window AACAGATAATAATGCTTTTTCAAACGACACGGTATCCGTTCCGACCTCTCGTTGGGAAACTAGACTCTTTTTATTAGTATGTAAGAATTCGATGGGATCTTCCAGCGTAATAATATGCCCGGTTTTCTCCTGGTTCCGATACTCAATCATTGCCGCAAGCGTCGTTGATTTGCCGGAACCTGCCGCACCGGTTACTAAAATCAATCCACGCGGTTCTAATGCTAATTGCTTTAATATTGGCGGTAACCCCAGTTCATCTATCGTGGGAATAACGGTTCGGACTTGACGAAATACCAACGCTACAGTACCCCGCTGCTTATAGATATTTCCGCGAAACCGAGCGATTCCAGGCAGAGAATACGCTAGATTGATTTCCGGATCGATGGAAAACGTTCGTTTCTGCTCAGCGGTCATAATCGAGTCCGCTATTCCCTGCGTATCTTGAGGCATCAACTCCGGCATATCTAACGGCTGATTTATCCCCTGGATCCGAATTACCGGCGGACTCCCGACAATCAGATATAAATCTGATGCTTGTCGTTCCGCAGTGATTTTTAATAATTCTTCAATATTAAACGCCATATCGTATGTTTCAGATTTCGCTGTCCGCCTCTATTTCATTGGAGCATATTGCGCAAACGCTTCTTTATTAATCGCGCGTTCATACGCATCTACCCCTTTAATTTTCCCTTGCATTACCAACGTTTTCAGATGCTGGTCAAGACTTTGCATCCCGAATTTAGCGCTGGTCTGAATGATTGACGGTAATTGATGCGTTTTTCCTTCGCGAATTAATGCTCGTACCGCTGGCGTACCCACCATAATCTCTAGCGCACAAACCCGACCCATACCATCCACGGTCGGGATTAAGGTCTGACAAACCACCCCAGCTAACGATTCACTCAATTGCGCGCGAATTTGCGCTTGTTGATGCGTCGGAAAAATATCAATGATCCGGTCAATCGTTTGCGGAGCAGAGTTGGTATGTAACGTAGCAAAAACTAAATGACCGGTTTCCGCTGCAGAAATCGCCATTGCGGTTGTTTCTAAATCCCGCATTTCACCAACTAAAATAACATCCGGGTCCTCTCGTAACGCAGCGCGTAACGCATTCGCAAACGATTTGGTATGGGAACCTACTTCGCGCTGGTTAACCATACATCGTTTATTATGATGGACAAACTCTATCGGGTCTTCGATAGTAATAATATGGTCTTCTCGTTCTTCATTCACCGCATCAATTAACGCAGCTAACGTCGTTGATTTCCCGGAACCAGTCGGCCCGGTAACTAAAACGAGACCGCGATGGAGATGCGTGAACTGTAATAATGTTTCCGGTAATCCGAGTTCAGCAATTGTTTTAATTTTGGTTGGAATGATACGAAATACAACCCCTTCTCCACGCCGCTGATAAAACGTATTTACTCGGAATCGAGCAATATTCTCCAGTTCTATCGAGAAATCCATTTCTAGATTCGCTTCGAATTTCGCTTTCTGGTCATCGGTTAAAATATCATATAACAGGATATGCAGGTCTTCTTTCGATAATGGTTTTTCATCAATCAGCTGGAGTTTTCCATGAACGCGCATCATCGGCGGGACGCCAGCAGAAAGATGAAGGTCAGACCCCGATTCTTCTTTCAACTTAGTTAACATTGTAGCAATATCCATAGCTATACTCAATCCTAATTTCGCTGGGTAACACTACACCATGGCAATTCCAGAAATTGTTGAACTTTCTAATTGATTATATATGGTTAAACATCGATTCCGTAATTCAGTAAAGATTGATTCGTCAATGAGTTGATGTTTTTTCGCAAGCAACAATAGCGGGATATATTTTCGAATCTGATTTTGTGCGGCTTGGTCATCGTTTTGCGCCGTATACGTTAGTAGGGTTACTACGGCGGCGCGCATTTCATCGCCTAACGTCCGCTGAAGTTCTGCTGGAAAACCATTCGTTATCTTCAGAATCTGGTCAGCTAAATCTAACGCCGCTTGAAATACTTCGCGCTGTT includes these proteins:
- a CDS encoding PilT/PilU family type 4a pilus ATPase; translation: MAFNIEELLKITAERQASDLYLIVGSPPVIRIQGINQPLDMPELMPQDTQGIADSIMTAEQKRTFSIDPEINLAYSLPGIARFRGNIYKQRGTVALVFRQVRTVIPTIDELGLPPILKQLALEPRGLILVTGAAGSGKSTTLAAMIEYRNQEKTGHIITLEDPIEFLHTNKKSLVSQREVGTDTVSFEKALLSVLRQSPDVILIGEMRNVETVTAAINYAETGHLVLSTLHSTNANQTMERILQFFPPHEHGRVYTQLSYNLKAILSQRLIPKGDGSGRVVAIEIMLNTPRIADILRKGEILQLKATIAAGTKDGMQTFDQAIFELYKNKIITLDDALLAADSPNDLKLRIRGMTSG
- a CDS encoding type IV pilus twitching motility protein PilT, which gives rise to MDIATMLTKLKEESGSDLHLSAGVPPMMRVHGKLQLIDEKPLSKEDLHILLYDILTDDQKAKFEANLEMDFSIELENIARFRVNTFYQRRGEGVVFRIIPTKIKTIAELGLPETLLQFTHLHRGLVLVTGPTGSGKSTTLAALIDAVNEEREDHIITIEDPIEFVHHNKRCMVNQREVGSHTKSFANALRAALREDPDVILVGEMRDLETTAMAISAAETGHLVFATLHTNSAPQTIDRIIDIFPTHQQAQIRAQLSESLAGVVCQTLIPTVDGMGRVCALEIMVGTPAVRALIREGKTHQLPSIIQTSAKFGMQSLDQHLKTLVMQGKIKGVDAYERAINKEAFAQYAPMK